One Dictyoglomus turgidum DSM 6724 DNA window includes the following coding sequences:
- a CDS encoding M20 family metallopeptidase, with protein sequence MNIKEDIQKIMPEVINIRRDIHMYPELGFQEFRTSQLIASYLENLELEVRKNIAQTGVLGILRGKEEGKTILLRADIDALPLEELNDVPYKSKNKGIMHACGHDGHIAILLGTAKILAKYKDQIKGIVKFAFQPAEELPPGGAEPMIKEGILENPYVDKVYALHLANHLKVGKIAVRKGFFCAQADAFTIKVKGRGGHGSTPDKCIDPIIISTHIVQALQEIPSREIDPHTPFVLSICKIQSGNTFNVIPEDAEIEGTVRTFDKNLAETISKRIETISKNIAEAFRGKAEIEYQFGYPPGKNDEKEAEFVKKIAEEVVGKENVIEDKPSMGGEDFSYFLEERPGAMFWLGSGNEEKGLNHPHHSPYFDFDESAMAIGIEMFVRIVLENLL encoded by the coding sequence GTGAACATAAAAGAAGATATTCAAAAAATTATGCCCGAAGTTATAAACATAAGAAGAGATATTCATATGTATCCTGAATTAGGTTTTCAAGAATTTCGAACCTCCCAATTGATAGCCTCCTATCTTGAAAATTTAGAGTTAGAGGTAAGAAAAAACATTGCCCAAACAGGTGTGCTGGGGATATTAAGAGGAAAGGAGGAAGGGAAAACCATACTTCTCAGAGCAGACATAGATGCCCTACCTCTTGAGGAATTAAACGATGTACCCTACAAATCAAAAAATAAAGGCATCATGCACGCATGCGGACATGATGGACATATCGCCATATTACTCGGAACGGCAAAAATTTTAGCGAAATACAAAGATCAAATAAAAGGGATAGTGAAATTTGCCTTTCAACCAGCAGAAGAACTCCCTCCAGGTGGTGCAGAACCCATGATAAAGGAAGGTATATTGGAAAATCCATATGTGGATAAAGTGTATGCTTTACACCTCGCTAATCATCTGAAGGTTGGAAAAATCGCCGTAAGGAAGGGATTTTTCTGTGCTCAAGCCGATGCCTTTACTATTAAAGTAAAGGGAAGGGGAGGACATGGGTCCACACCCGATAAATGCATTGATCCCATAATTATATCCACCCATATTGTCCAAGCTCTTCAAGAAATCCCATCAAGAGAAATTGACCCCCATACTCCCTTTGTGTTAAGCATATGTAAAATACAAAGTGGAAATACTTTTAATGTTATTCCTGAAGATGCTGAAATAGAAGGAACGGTAAGAACTTTCGACAAAAATCTTGCAGAAACCATCTCTAAAAGAATAGAAACCATATCTAAAAATATTGCCGAAGCCTTTAGAGGTAAAGCAGAAATAGAATACCAATTTGGGTATCCTCCAGGAAAAAACGATGAAAAAGAAGCAGAATTTGTAAAAAAGATAGCAGAAGAGGTGGTAGGAAAAGAAAACGTAATAGAAGATAAGCCATCTATGGGAGGAGAAGATTTTTCATACTTTCTTGAGGAAAGACCAGGAGCTATGTTTTGGCTTGGATCAGGTAATGAAGAAAAGGGACTAAACCATCCTCACCATTCTCCCTATTTTGACTTTGACGAAAGTGCCATGGCCATAGGAATAGAAATGTTTGTTAGAATAGTATTAGAAAATCTGTTATAA
- a CDS encoding phosphomannomutase/phosphoglucomutase, with amino-acid sequence MITLDRTIFRMYDIRGEVPKNLNKDVARIIGKAYAIFIRKKTNKDTLTVSVGRDARISSKELSEGLIEGLRSSGINVIDIGLCPTPLLYFSLFTLPVDGGIMITGSHNPPQFNGMKICVGKETIYGPLIQELYEIALNLKDESSLKEGTYETHDIISSYKEFLLKEFQNSAITKLPQGTIKIVIDSGNGCGGLVAPDVLRKLGVDVIDLFSEPDGNFPNHHPDPTIMETLKTLRETVIKEKADFGVAYDGDADRIGIIDEKAEVVYGDRLAYIFAKGILKEHPGAKIIGEVKCSKFLFDGIEKLGGIPVLSPVGHSLIKKKLREENALFAGEMSGHIFFNDRFFGYDDAIYATMRLVELYAMEKLENPNFVFSDFLKEFPKVYASPEIRVHCSEEKKFEIIKNFFDKLKEKYPDTANKVQKVITIDGVRLEFDDGWALARASNTEPVIVLRFEANTEEKLKKYQEMFENIIKEEC; translated from the coding sequence ATGATCACCTTAGATAGAACCATATTTAGAATGTATGATATCCGGGGAGAAGTTCCCAAGAATTTGAATAAAGATGTAGCAAGGATAATTGGAAAAGCTTATGCAATATTTATAAGAAAAAAAACCAATAAAGACACTCTTACAGTATCGGTAGGAAGAGATGCAAGGATTTCCTCAAAGGAACTTTCTGAAGGCTTAATTGAAGGTTTAAGAAGCTCAGGGATAAATGTGATAGACATAGGATTGTGCCCAACTCCTCTTCTCTATTTTTCCCTTTTTACCCTTCCTGTAGATGGAGGAATAATGATTACAGGAAGCCATAATCCTCCTCAATTTAATGGCATGAAAATCTGTGTGGGAAAAGAGACCATTTATGGACCATTAATCCAAGAACTCTATGAGATTGCTTTAAACCTTAAAGATGAATCTTCCTTAAAAGAAGGCACCTACGAAACTCACGATATTATTTCCTCTTACAAGGAATTTCTTTTAAAGGAATTTCAAAACTCTGCCATAACTAAACTTCCCCAAGGGACAATAAAGATTGTAATAGACTCTGGAAATGGATGTGGAGGTCTTGTAGCTCCTGATGTCTTAAGAAAACTTGGAGTAGATGTAATAGACCTTTTCTCAGAACCCGATGGAAACTTCCCTAATCATCATCCAGATCCGACGATAATGGAGACATTAAAAACTTTAAGAGAGACTGTAATTAAAGAAAAGGCAGATTTTGGGGTTGCTTATGACGGAGATGCAGATAGAATTGGAATAATAGATGAAAAAGCAGAAGTGGTATATGGAGATAGGCTTGCTTATATCTTTGCTAAGGGAATATTAAAAGAGCATCCTGGAGCCAAAATTATAGGAGAGGTAAAATGTTCGAAATTTCTCTTTGATGGTATAGAAAAATTAGGAGGAATTCCTGTCCTTTCTCCTGTAGGACACTCCTTAATCAAAAAGAAGTTAAGAGAGGAAAATGCTCTTTTTGCAGGAGAGATGAGTGGTCATATATTCTTCAATGATAGATTCTTTGGATATGATGATGCTATTTATGCTACTATGAGGCTTGTAGAACTCTACGCTATGGAAAAACTTGAAAACCCAAATTTCGTATTTTCAGACTTTCTAAAAGAATTTCCCAAGGTATATGCATCGCCAGAAATCAGAGTTCATTGCAGTGAGGAAAAGAAGTTTGAAATTATTAAGAATTTCTTTGATAAACTCAAGGAGAAATATCCGGATACTGCTAATAAAGTACAAAAAGTTATAACCATAGATGGTGTAAGATTAGAATTTGACGATGGATGGGCTCTTGCAAGGGCAAGTAATACTGAACCTGTGATTGTCCTAAGATTTGAAGCAAATACCGAGGAAAAACTTAAAAAATATCAAGAAATGTTTGAAAACATTATAAAAGAAGAATGCTAA
- a CDS encoding RNA polymerase sigma factor, whose product MSDIISYFQVYGEKIYRYLRKLLREEEAAKDILQETFLRAMKTNIEEKTAKNYLFRIAHNLAIDYLEERNRFLDLDTEDKDEYDPEEIIEKKDIWKLLSPLEKSILILYYQEGYSYEEISEKLNIPLNTLKSHIYRAKKKIYNYLKEEK is encoded by the coding sequence ATGAGTGATATAATAAGCTATTTTCAAGTTTATGGTGAAAAGATATATAGGTATTTGAGGAAACTTCTTAGGGAGGAAGAAGCAGCGAAGGATATCCTTCAAGAGACTTTTTTAAGGGCTATGAAAACTAATATTGAGGAAAAAACTGCTAAAAACTATCTTTTTAGGATAGCTCACAATCTTGCTATAGATTACCTCGAAGAGAGGAATAGGTTTTTAGATTTGGATACAGAGGATAAGGATGAATATGATCCTGAAGAAATAATAGAGAAGAAAGATATATGGAAGCTTTTGTCTCCTCTAGAAAAAAGTATATTAATTCTTTATTATCAGGAAGGCTATTCTTATGAGGAGATAAGTGAGAAGCTAAATATCCCATTGAATACTTTAAAAAGTCATATTTATAGAGCTAAGAAAAAGATATATAATTATCTAAAGGAGGAAAAATGA
- a CDS encoding glycosyltransferase family 2 protein — protein sequence MKEVFFSIVIPAHNEELYIDKTINSLREMEYLKDRLEVIIVENGSTDNTLEVIKKLAPPWFKIISIKEAGVSKAKNTGIENLSSESEWVIFLDADTYLGQSFLKDLSEFLRKNEDKNLGCGMVSLLPYPDYKLARCWYHFYNFANRVTKTTRSIQIIRRDLLKDLRFDENLTFDEDTMMIRACRKRAKYFFFKTKKVFSSTRRFEKNGWVKQLLQWIYYASLPYEKKKKIKYKVLR from the coding sequence ATGAAAGAAGTATTTTTCTCCATAGTAATACCTGCCCATAACGAAGAACTATATATTGATAAAACCATTAACTCGTTGAGGGAAATGGAATATCTAAAAGATAGGTTAGAAGTTATTATAGTAGAGAATGGTTCAACAGACAACACCCTTGAGGTAATAAAAAAATTAGCCCCTCCATGGTTTAAGATCATATCCATAAAAGAGGCTGGGGTTTCAAAAGCAAAAAATACAGGTATTGAAAATCTCTCCTCAGAAAGTGAATGGGTAATATTTTTAGACGCAGACACATATCTTGGACAAAGCTTTTTAAAAGATTTAAGCGAGTTCTTAAGAAAAAATGAGGACAAAAATTTAGGGTGTGGAATGGTTTCCCTTCTTCCCTACCCCGACTACAAGTTAGCAAGATGTTGGTACCACTTTTATAATTTTGCAAACCGAGTCACTAAAACCACAAGATCTATTCAAATTATAAGAAGAGATCTTCTTAAAGATTTAAGGTTTGATGAAAACCTTACCTTTGACGAGGACACTATGATGATAAGAGCCTGCAGAAAAAGAGCAAAATACTTCTTTTTCAAAACAAAAAAAGTTTTTTCTTCTACAAGAAGATTTGAGAAAAATGGATGGGTAAAACAGCTTCTACAATGGATTTATTATGCTTCCCTTCCCTATGAGAAAAAGAAGAAAATAAAATATAAAGTATTAAGATAA
- a CDS encoding glycerol-3-phosphate acyltransferase, whose amino-acid sequence MVIIENLIKAIFSALLGYLFGSFLPGYFLPLWFKKVDIRKLGDGNPGVLNVKRSIGIFPAILTAIYDVSKGFVSMILLKYLFNFPNFFVYLGGFSAVLGHKFPFYLGFRGGRGFATSLSLFIFLFFKLLIQNFASFQILQFFIFLIVYFLLLNTATHGVGDVFTITAFPIIALFMLINTKSLLDTIFLAILAGVISYEAVKNLLRDGFRFYTEKHTFWRILARPFALLFIPIYVFFSKFIVLLVIGGILGIFFLLDMLRILVRRMEDFFQLRGVKNFKIFKEKEVGRISSITNFLLGIFISFILFEKEIAFASLGFTSLGDMMAKWIGINFGKTKIFKNSEKTLEGSLGFFSMALVVSFFLWFKGMISLYVLLVGTIVAFIVEAIPNPIDDNFSVPIISGAVMEFIKKYF is encoded by the coding sequence ATGGTTATTATAGAAAACTTAATAAAAGCTATATTTTCAGCTCTTTTGGGTTATCTTTTTGGTTCTTTTCTGCCTGGATATTTTTTGCCTTTGTGGTTTAAAAAAGTAGATATAAGAAAGCTTGGGGATGGAAATCCTGGGGTGTTGAATGTAAAAAGATCTATAGGAATTTTTCCTGCCATACTTACCGCCATATATGATGTTTCCAAAGGTTTTGTTTCTATGATTCTTTTAAAGTATCTTTTTAATTTTCCTAATTTTTTTGTCTATCTTGGAGGATTTTCTGCTGTTTTGGGGCATAAATTTCCTTTCTATTTAGGTTTTAGGGGTGGAAGAGGTTTTGCTACCTCTTTAAGTCTTTTTATCTTTTTGTTTTTTAAACTTTTAATTCAGAACTTTGCATCTTTTCAGATATTGCAGTTTTTTATCTTTCTTATCGTTTATTTTTTACTATTAAATACAGCCACCCATGGAGTAGGAGATGTGTTTACTATCACCGCTTTTCCTATAATAGCTCTTTTTATGTTAATTAATACCAAAAGTCTTTTAGATACCATATTTCTGGCAATTTTGGCTGGAGTTATCAGTTATGAGGCTGTTAAAAATCTTTTAAGAGATGGATTTAGGTTTTATACAGAAAAGCATACCTTTTGGAGAATTTTAGCAAGACCTTTTGCTCTTTTATTTATACCCATTTATGTTTTCTTTTCAAAATTTATTGTTCTGTTAGTAATAGGAGGTATTCTTGGAATTTTCTTTTTACTTGATATGTTAAGAATTCTGGTAAGAAGGATGGAAGATTTCTTCCAGCTTAGGGGAGTAAAAAATTTTAAGATTTTTAAAGAGAAGGAAGTTGGGAGGATATCTTCTATAACTAATTTTTTGCTGGGGATTTTTATAAGTTTTATTCTTTTTGAAAAAGAAATTGCTTTTGCTTCCTTAGGATTTACCTCTCTTGGGGATATGATGGCAAAATGGATTGGTATAAATTTTGGAAAGACAAAGATTTTTAAAAATTCTGAGAAAACCTTAGAAGGGTCTCTTGGTTTCTTTAGTATGGCTCTTGTAGTGTCTTTCTTTTTATGGTTTAAAGGAATGATCTCTCTTTATGTTTTATTAGTAGGGACAATTGTTGCCTTTATTGTAGAGGCAATTCCTAATCCCATTGATGATAACTTTAGTGTGCCTATAATATCAGGAGCTGTAATGGAATTTATAAAGAAATATTTTTAA
- a CDS encoding homocysteine S-methyltransferase family protein translates to MSNKKIKLPEFLFFDGAMGTELQRRGLPPGTPPEILNLENPSLVEEVHKDYIKAGSMVIETNTFGGNRVRLQRAGLEEKIKEINEKGVEIAQKASEGKVLIAGSVGPLGELIEPYGDISEEEAEEFFTEQIEILVNSGVDLILIETMISLNEALIALKSAKKFDIPVGVTMSFEWTEKGGRTPFGDEVEYSIKKLEENGADFVGSNCGKGFEDMLKIAPIIRRSTRLPVLIQPNAGIPRWENGKLLYPESPEKFKTFVDEMIKLKINFIGGCCGTTPKHIEVFKEFYLKK, encoded by the coding sequence ATGAGTAATAAAAAGATTAAACTTCCAGAATTTCTATTTTTTGACGGAGCCATGGGAACAGAACTCCAAAGAAGAGGACTTCCTCCTGGAACTCCCCCTGAAATACTCAACTTAGAAAACCCCTCCCTTGTAGAAGAAGTGCATAAAGATTATATTAAAGCGGGGTCTATGGTAATAGAAACTAATACCTTTGGAGGAAATAGAGTTCGCCTCCAAAGAGCAGGTCTTGAAGAAAAAATTAAAGAGATAAATGAAAAGGGAGTTGAAATAGCTCAAAAAGCCTCCGAAGGGAAGGTTCTTATAGCAGGATCGGTAGGACCTTTGGGAGAACTCATTGAGCCTTACGGAGATATCTCGGAAGAAGAAGCAGAAGAGTTTTTCACAGAACAGATAGAAATCTTAGTAAATTCAGGTGTAGATCTAATACTTATTGAAACCATGATCTCATTAAATGAGGCTCTTATTGCCCTCAAATCGGCTAAAAAGTTTGACATTCCTGTAGGAGTAACCATGAGCTTTGAATGGACAGAAAAGGGAGGAAGAACTCCTTTTGGAGATGAAGTGGAATATTCTATTAAAAAGTTAGAAGAAAATGGAGCAGACTTTGTAGGATCAAATTGTGGAAAAGGGTTCGAAGACATGCTAAAGATTGCCCCTATAATAAGAAGATCCACCCGCCTTCCTGTGCTCATCCAACCCAATGCAGGTATACCCCGGTGGGAAAATGGAAAACTTCTCTACCCCGAATCCCCAGAAAAATTTAAAACCTTTGTTGATGAGATGATAAAATTAAAGATCAACTTCATAGGTGGATGTTGTGGTACAACTCCAAAACATATAGAAGTTTTTAAAGAATTTTATTTAAAAAAGTAA
- the hypA gene encoding hydrogenase nickel incorporation protein HypA, which produces MHEWALAEAVVKSAIDMAQKKNLSQIKLLFLRVGEVQQIDMEVFNYAIKELSKGTILENSEIKYEIFPAKLVCNNCGNIWSYMESFQGLTDEEKEAIHFIPETIHVYMKCPKCKSADFEIKEGRGVFIEDIK; this is translated from the coding sequence ATGCACGAGTGGGCTCTTGCTGAAGCAGTAGTAAAATCTGCAATAGATATGGCTCAAAAGAAAAATCTGAGCCAAATAAAACTTTTATTCCTTAGAGTAGGTGAAGTTCAACAAATTGATATGGAAGTATTTAATTATGCCATAAAGGAGCTTTCTAAAGGAACTATTTTAGAAAATTCCGAGATAAAGTACGAGATTTTTCCTGCAAAACTGGTTTGCAATAACTGTGGAAATATATGGAGTTATATGGAAAGTTTTCAAGGACTTACTGATGAAGAAAAAGAAGCTATTCACTTTATACCAGAGACTATTCACGTATATATGAAGTGTCCAAAGTGTAAAAGTGCAGATTTTGAGATAAAAGAAGGGAGAGGGGTCTTTATAGAGGACATAAAATGA
- a CDS encoding P-loop NTPase, whose amino-acid sequence MTHDPRLSIIDKRLESVKNIIAIGSGKGGVGKSTFSSLLSLFLNKKGYKIGLLDLDIYGPSNHVILNAEDKYPEEEYGLKPVNVNGIDFMSIIYFTQNKPLIMRGKELTDTILEIFAITRWRDLDYLIIDMPPGMGEVLLDLIRFIKNLQFLIITNPTKIALETVEKLINFLKEGNYLILGLVENMKIKDGNFVKEKCQELNIKYLGHISFYENIEENYGNIEKLINPSLEKELNQIVSNFIQKS is encoded by the coding sequence ATGACACATGATCCAAGACTTTCAATTATAGACAAAAGATTAGAGAGTGTAAAAAACATTATTGCTATAGGAAGTGGAAAGGGAGGAGTTGGAAAAAGTACTTTCTCTTCACTTCTTTCCTTATTCCTAAACAAAAAAGGCTATAAAATAGGCCTCTTAGATTTAGATATTTATGGACCTTCTAACCATGTCATATTAAATGCAGAAGATAAGTATCCTGAAGAAGAATATGGTTTAAAGCCTGTGAATGTAAATGGAATAGATTTTATGTCCATAATCTACTTTACTCAAAATAAACCTCTGATTATGCGAGGAAAAGAGCTTACTGATACCATCCTGGAGATATTTGCTATTACTCGTTGGAGGGATTTGGATTATTTAATCATTGATATGCCTCCTGGAATGGGAGAAGTACTTTTAGACCTCATAAGATTTATAAAAAACTTACAGTTTCTTATCATAACCAATCCCACAAAAATAGCCTTAGAAACAGTAGAAAAACTTATAAATTTCCTAAAAGAAGGAAATTATCTCATATTGGGCCTTGTGGAGAATATGAAGATAAAAGATGGTAATTTTGTGAAGGAAAAGTGTCAAGAACTGAACATTAAATACTTAGGGCATATCTCTTTCTACGAAAATATAGAAGAAAACTATGGAAATATAGAAAAATTAATAAATCCCTCCTTAGAAAAGGAACTTAATCAAATTGTTTCTAATTTCATACAAAAATCTTGA
- a CDS encoding 2Fe-2S iron-sulfur cluster-binding protein codes for MEKIKIKVNGNEVEVSPGKTVLQVLKDMGIHVPVLCHYEPLMPQGSCRLCVVEDRGVLKTACTTPVEPNMDIKTDTPNVINSRKLVLQLLFSERNHYCMYCEVTGECELQDLGYEFGLDHFEFPTYERRFPVDNSHEFIMMDHNRCVLCRRCVRACSEVAGHFVLGEMERGIDTMIIADMDVPLGNSSCTSCGLCAQVCPTGAIIDKRSSYLGREVQSEIIYANCDMCPVGCGMEIYKKKGANFIVKIYGDWNSDVSRGLLCKTGRYLSLYDAKERVVGIKLKDEFGYRRLHEDNLINIFKSKLDNAIAYVDGSLFNEEIEMIKEIFKDKVYSLYPNESPIPTNIKLSELDDKEFYVVINADLNREYGAVGSIVKRNVIGKKAKLMVIDKEFNSLAKIADYVFNIKDLNLALDILKKQKEVIIIYKDINEEEKSTLNSLNNAKFLYLPKETNSIGLQKYGIKHEKAKAENVFVFGKNLEGIKDLPLQNSFVVVFTPYEDEILRRADVIVGTTNGFEREGTFYNLEGKILKKEKVLRPDFDVLDLKSFLSNVLGKTEKVS; via the coding sequence ATGGAGAAGATTAAGATTAAGGTCAATGGGAATGAAGTAGAAGTCTCTCCTGGTAAAACAGTCCTTCAGGTTTTAAAAGATATGGGAATCCATGTACCTGTCTTATGCCATTATGAACCTCTTATGCCTCAAGGATCTTGCAGACTCTGTGTAGTAGAAGATAGAGGAGTTTTAAAAACCGCCTGTACCACCCCTGTAGAACCTAATATGGACATAAAGACCGATACTCCTAATGTGATAAACTCAAGAAAGTTAGTACTTCAACTACTCTTTAGCGAAAGAAACCACTACTGCATGTACTGTGAAGTTACAGGAGAGTGTGAGCTACAAGATTTAGGCTACGAATTTGGCTTAGATCACTTTGAATTTCCTACGTACGAAAGAAGATTTCCTGTAGATAACTCTCATGAGTTTATAATGATGGATCACAACCGTTGCGTACTCTGTAGAAGATGCGTAAGAGCTTGCTCTGAAGTAGCAGGACATTTCGTATTAGGAGAGATGGAAAGAGGAATAGATACAATGATCATTGCAGATATGGATGTACCTCTTGGGAATTCATCCTGCACCTCCTGTGGATTATGCGCCCAAGTATGTCCTACAGGAGCAATTATTGACAAAAGATCATCTTACCTTGGAAGGGAAGTTCAGTCAGAAATCATATATGCTAATTGCGATATGTGCCCTGTAGGATGTGGAATGGAAATATACAAGAAAAAAGGAGCTAATTTTATAGTTAAAATATATGGAGATTGGAACTCTGATGTATCTCGCGGACTTCTCTGTAAAACAGGAAGATATCTCTCTTTATATGATGCAAAAGAAAGAGTCGTGGGCATAAAATTGAAGGATGAATTTGGATATAGAAGACTTCATGAAGACAATCTAATAAACATCTTCAAGAGCAAATTAGATAATGCAATTGCCTATGTAGATGGCTCTCTTTTCAATGAAGAGATAGAAATGATAAAAGAAATCTTCAAAGACAAAGTATATTCTCTTTATCCTAATGAGTCTCCTATACCTACAAATATTAAGCTATCTGAGCTTGATGACAAAGAATTTTACGTGGTCATAAATGCAGACCTAAACAGGGAATATGGAGCGGTAGGATCCATTGTAAAGAGAAATGTGATAGGCAAAAAGGCAAAGTTAATGGTGATTGATAAGGAGTTCAATAGCCTTGCTAAGATAGCTGATTATGTATTCAATATAAAGGATCTCAATTTAGCATTAGATATATTAAAGAAGCAAAAAGAAGTAATAATTATTTATAAAGATATTAATGAGGAAGAAAAATCAACTCTCAATTCATTGAACAATGCCAAATTCTTATATCTTCCAAAAGAGACTAATTCTATTGGACTTCAAAAATATGGAATTAAGCATGAAAAAGCAAAAGCAGAAAATGTCTTTGTCTTTGGAAAGAATTTAGAGGGTATAAAAGATCTTCCATTACAAAATTCCTTTGTAGTAGTTTTTACTCCTTATGAAGATGAAATTTTAAGAAGGGCAGATGTTATAGTAGGAACAACTAATGGCTTTGAGAGAGAAGGAACCTTCTATAACTTAGAAGGAAAGATACTTAAGAAAGAAAAGGTCTTAAGACCAGATTTTGATGTATTAGATTTAAAATCTTTCCTTTCCAATGTATTAGGAAAAACTGAAAAAGTATCTTAA
- a CDS encoding hydrogenase encodes MGKIKVASIWCEGCSGCHMSFLDMDERLVELINKGLEINATPITDLKIPDEETDIGIIEGAVATDHHEEEVKMMRERCKIIVALGDCAVFGGIPTMRNYFSKEELLERGYITTESTVDGKIPTSKEIGKHLPKTKAVNEVIKVDLYIPGCPPSADAIYYVLKEVLEGRIPKLEGELLKYE; translated from the coding sequence ATGGGAAAGATAAAAGTTGCCTCCATATGGTGTGAAGGGTGTTCAGGATGCCATATGTCCTTTCTTGATATGGACGAAAGATTAGTGGAATTAATAAATAAAGGGCTTGAAATAAACGCTACTCCTATAACGGACTTAAAGATTCCTGACGAGGAAACTGATATTGGAATAATTGAAGGAGCAGTAGCAACAGATCACCATGAAGAAGAAGTAAAAATGATGAGGGAGAGATGCAAAATAATTGTAGCCCTTGGAGATTGCGCAGTCTTTGGTGGTATTCCTACCATGAGAAACTACTTCTCAAAAGAAGAATTATTAGAAAGAGGTTATATCACCACAGAAAGCACCGTAGATGGTAAAATACCAACTTCAAAGGAGATAGGAAAACATCTCCCTAAAACAAAGGCGGTAAATGAAGTAATAAAAGTTGACCTCTATATTCCAGGATGTCCCCCTTCAGCAGATGCCATATATTATGTATTAAAGGAAGTTCTTGAGGGAAGAATTCCCAAATTAGAAGGCGAACTTCTTAAGTATGAATAA